Genomic DNA from Desulfonema ishimotonii:
AGGCCCTGACTTCCGCATTTCCCGGTCCATAAAAAAAGCATGTGGGGGATATGGAAATCGCCCCACATGCTTCATCATTCAATCCCCTCACCCGGTCTTGCCTCCGGGCGAATTGCAGCAGATGGGGAACGCTCCGGTTCTATCCCTTTTCATGGCACTCAGCGCACATGACAGGACCGGCCTTCTGTTCCTCATGGCATCCCTTGCAGTTGAGATGATAGGCCCGCATCAGGTCCATCTTGTCTTTTCCGCCGGCCATATGGCATTCCGAGCATTCTCTGTCTTCGGAAGATTCGTCTTCGAGCTTCACGCCCTCTTCATCGTACACATGATGGCACTCGGTGCAGTCATCAATTCCGGCCTTTTCATTGTGTTCATCGTGCATAAAGGCCACTTTGTCCCGCATTCTTACGCCGAAGGCACTGTCTCTCACCGACTCGACATCTTCCTGGGAATAGACGGACATGGCGGCAAATGCAGAGACAATAAACGCGGCTGCAACAGAAATCACCAGCATCTTCTTATTCATAAGGATCTTTCTCCTTTCAGATCTCCGAACAATCATAACATTCCGCAACCATCCGAAAAAGCCGTTTTATTCAGGCTTTTCCATCACTTCATAGATGATGTCGCAGAGGAATTTGAGTTCCATGTCCAGCTTATAGTGATCGATAATGTCCTCAAGTCCGCCGTGGCAGTTATGACACGGGGCGATAACGACCTCGGCCCCCTTTTCCTTGGCCGCCATCAGCTGCTCGGCCTTGACCCGGTCACTGACCACCCGCTTATTTCTGAAGGGAGGGCCACAGTTGATGACACCGCCGCCGGCACAGCAGCAGTAGTTGTGCTCCCGGTTGGGCGTCATTTCGATGAAATTCGAGCAGATTTTGTTGACCGTATAGCGGGACATCTCATGGAGTCCTCTGCCCCGGATGACGTTGCAGGGATCGTGAAGGGTCACCCCCTTGGAATACTTCTCAGGAATCTTGATCTTGCCGGCCTTGAACAGCTCATAATAGAACTCAAGGGCATGGACCATGCGGACCGGGGGCATTTTCCAGCCCAGCTGCCGGTTGCCCATGTCGTACACAGAGCGGAAGGCGTGGCCGCACTCGCCCATGACGATCTTTTTCACCTTGAGGCGCTCGGCCGCCTCGAAGTGTTCCTTCTTCAGCCGCCCCATCAGCTCATTATCGCCGGTGTACATGGCCATGTCGCTGTTGTCCCATCCCGGCATGGACGGCATTGTCCAGTCCAGACCTGCGGCGTTCATGATGACCGCCACCTCGTAGATCAGCTGGGCACGGAATTTCGGCTCCGGCCCGATGACCGAGTACATGATCTCCGCCCCTTCCTTGTCCAGGGGAATCCGCAGGTTCTCGATCTCTTCCGCCGCCTCTTCCTCCTGCCAGAACAGGGTATCAATCCACTCTTCCTCCTTGACCCACATCTGGTTCATGGTGGCGGCGTGGCTGTGGGCCGTATCCTGGATATACTGCGGGATGACGCCCAGCTTATGACAGATCCGCCGCACGACCAGCATCAGGTAGGCGACGTCAATGCCGAAGGGACAGTACATGGCACAGCGCTTACACAGGTTACACTCGGTGTAGGCGATCTCAGCGGCCCGGCGGATAAACTCCGGGCTGACCTTCCCCTTTTTGTCCAGAATCTCCCAGATGGTCTGCTTGACCTTGCCTGCCGGAGAGTAGATCGGGTTCTTATCGTTGGACATGTAGTAATGGCAGCCTTCGCTGCACAGCCCGCAGTGAACGCAGGTATCCACATAAACCTTGAGCTTGGCACCGGTCTCATTCTCCAGCACCTCGTTAATGACCTTTTCGATCTTTTCGGGCGTCAGCTTGGCCATACCCGTGTCCAGCCCGATGTCCCTGGTTTCCGTTTTGAGTAAAGGTTCACCCATTATATTTGCTCCCTGATCAGAAAATTGTTTTTAAAACTGAAAGCGATGAAATCGCTAACATTTTCAAGCCTTTTATTAATCCTACCAGTCTCTGGCGTGTCTGACAGCACCGAATTCGGAGCCGATATACCCTCTTGTGAAGATCGCATAAAGCATGTGACTCAGCCGGGTGAACGGAATGGCGGCCAGCATGATTTCGCCGGACAGCATGTGGAGGATAAACATCAGGTTGTACCCGAACAACTGGTGATAGGCCCAGAAGCCTGTTGCAAAGGGGGCCACGACCATCAGTAGCAGCCAGTAATCAGAAGATGAGGTGAGAAACTTTACCTCGGCCTTTGTCTTCCGGCGATACAGAAAGTAGCCACAGGAGAAGATAACGATCAGCGCCATGATGTCGGTCACGCCGTCCGGCAGATACCACCAGCTGATGTCAAAGGCCTCTTTCACCAGCAAAACATGGGCACACAAAAAGATCGGGGCGATGACGAGACAGATGTGAAAGGCAAAGGTGACAACCGTCATCACCGGATTTTTCCGCCAGTTCACCGTTGCAAAGGGGGTAATCCAGCGCAGAATCGAGCGAAGCGCGTAATAGCCGTCCCAGTACTCGTATACGGCAGTATCCTTTTTTTTGGCCAGTTTCATCATCGAAACGATTTTATAAATACTTCCACCGAAAAATATAATAAAGGCGAGCCACGCCAGTGGACCGCTGACGAAATTGTACAGAGTATGCATACGATTCCCCTCCTTGAATTATCCAATAAGCTGGTTCAGTGGCAGGACTTCACGGACATATTTTTCCTGACCGGCACTGATTTCAACGCCTCTGATCAGCATCTTTTCGCCGTCCGGGCTGAAGACCGGGTTCCACAACGCCGCATAGGTACTCTTGATCGGCTTTCCGTTAATAACAACCGTATACCGCCCGTCTTTCTTGACCTTGACCGCAACATTCCGGCCATCGGGGCTGAAGACCGGCTTCCAGATGGTGTCATACTGCCCGTCCCAGACCGTGTCATCCACGGCAACGGTCCACATGTCGTTGCTCTTGCCCAGGCAGGCGACCCGTGTGCCGTCCGGGCTGAAGACCAGGTCAGACACCATATCGCCGAACATGGATTTCCAGGGCGTACCGTTCACCGCCACAGTCCACTGTCCGAATTTCGGGGCCACGATGGCGCCGATATTTCTGCCGTCGGCACTGTAGGAATGGTGCCAGAGCTGAACAAATTTTCCGTTCCAGATATCCTGCCCGTCCTTTGCCAGAGTCCATCCGGTTTTGAGCTTAACGGGCGCGGTCACTGAACCGTCCACAGGGGAAAAACCGGGTTTCCAGACCATGGAGTACATCTGATTCCACAATTCGCCGTTGACCACAATGGTGTAATCATACAGCGTTGTGCGGACCTGGGTGGCCACAGTCTTATTGTCCGGGCCGAAGACCGGATCCCAGACGTTGACAAAGTTTCTATCCCAGGGCTTTCCGTCCACAGCGACCGTATAACACCCCTTCTGAAAGGTGATGATATCCCCCTCGTTGAAGGTCACCGTCTGAACAACGGCAGCAGAGCTGAGTCCGTTGGGGCTGGCCGTGAAGTTGGCCATGTACGGATACCCCTGTTCCCAGGGGACGTCATTGATCACGCCGACATACTGATCATCCGCCTTGGCGTTCAGTGCGATATTTTTGCCATCCCGGCTGAAATAAGGATTCCATACGAAATCAAATCTGCTTTCCCAGGTCTCTCCGTTAACGGCAACCGTCCACTCTGCCGTATCCGACACCAGGGCAGTGAGGCGATTGTCAGGCGTATACCGGAGAGTCCACGCCTTGTCAAAACCACTTTCCCACGCCGTTCCGTTCTCACAAACGCTGAACTCCATATCCTCTGTCTTGATGATGGCAGCGATTTTCTCTCCGTCAGGACTGACATACGGCTCTTCGACATATCCGAACTTACCCTTCCACTGGGTAATATCCGCTATCTGTTTTTTGCCGCTAATCCAGTCCCAGCTACTTGAATCATGCATCTCCCTTTCTCCTTTTTAATGTTCCATCAACTAGTTTGCCCTGTATATCCCATAGCCCCTTACCGTTGCCGGTAATTCAAAAAAATGCCCTTTTTTAGAAAGTGATAGGTATATTGGATATGCACCTTTTTGTAAAGGCTTATGTAGTCCGATATCTCATTTACATATGAATATTTCATGCTTTCACCGGATGAATATTGATGCTTCAGGCGTTCCGTCACCTTTCGGAAAGTCGCATACAGAAAGACCGTCTGCCGGTCTGATTTTCTGCCAGAGTCGGATTCAGATTCCCCCGAACCGGTCAGTAATACGCCGTGACATCCGATTTCTGGCGGTTTTGCCAGAAATCGCCTGACTGCGGCATCTTCTTCAGTGTGCAAATTTTCGGAAGTCTCCCCGCCCATCCGTTGCTGAGAGCGGGGCCTTTTCAGGCAGTCGCCGGGGCAGAGTAGTGGGATAAATATTGCTTGCGGGCATACGGTCAGCGGATTTCTCCGTGTCCGTGCGAAACGATTTGATTTATGTGTCCATAATTTGTAAAATATATTTCAGAGAGGTCAGATACACTGAACATCTTGCGGTTGCATGTCCGTTAGCCTGAAAATACAGTCCGGCTCTGAACAAAAATGACTTCCTCAGATGCAGACCTTATCCGCATCAGTTTTAATGACCGGATTGAAAATTTCAGGGAATTTATTTATGCCTGAGGACTTAGGGCGTCAGAAAAAAATAATATGCCCATAGCAGGTCGGGTCAGCGAAGCGTAAACAGGGATGTGTTAAAAAACAGACCAGGTATCCTATTTTGACATAATCCCTTATCATCCGTGGCACACGCTGACAGTGCATCAACCCGGAAAGGAGTCCCTCCTGTCCCGAAACAGCATTCAGACTCAGAGTCTGAACGCCTCCGGCACAATATCCGGGAGTTCAGATCTGAGAACAGGGGGGACGAATTTCCGGGCTGGTATAACAGGCGTTTGCCGTTCCCGATACAGGCCTCTTTCACACCATCAGCCCTGACAGGAAAGGAGATGCTGAAAAAATGGCACGAATTCTGATCATAGACGATGAACCCCAGATCCGAAATATGTTAAAACAGATGGTGGAGCGTGCGGGGTATGATGCTGAAATTGCCGAAAATGGCAGGGATGGCCTGAAGCTCAACGCCGAAAACCCCGCAGACCTGATCATCACCGACATTTTTATGCCGGAGAAGGAGGGCATTGAAACCATTATGGCACTGCGAAAGGATCATCCCGACACCAAAATTATCGCCATATCCGGCGGCGGCTGCAAGGGTCAGGTGAACTACCTGAAAGTTGCCAAAAGCCTCGGCGCCATGCGAACCCTCAACAAGCCCATCGAACGGCACAGGCTGCTGGAAACCATACAGGAACTGCTGGCCTGAACCGGGCTGTACATCCGCAGGGTCTGCTGTTTTCGCAGAAACCGGCAGCAAGGATATGCTGCCGGTGATCGCGGTGACAGTACCTGTCGCAGTCGCTACCCTGTGTTTCAGCGGCATCCGGTATCAGAAAACGTGCCGGAAAGGGAGATACAGAGGCCGTTAAAGCAGTTGAACGCTTTGCGGTTAAAAAAAGCGGGCCGGAGAGGGCGACCCGAATATACCTGCTTAAACCGGTAACGCAGCCTGAGATGCCGAACGCCCTTATCCTGCCCCACCCCGGTACGAATTCGGCAAATCCGCCCGCTGTCACCGCCTTTACCCCGAACGCCCTCCGGCACCGGTTCCGCCTCAGTATTCTGCTCATAAAGCGACTGCCCCGGATTCACTCCCCCCTGCCCTGCCTTTTTCCGGTGCGACACCGGAGCGCTGTTGCGCGAATCTCCTTGACACCCGGCAGGTTTGGGCGTAAAAAGTTCGTTTTAATTGTCGGACTGTTAAACCGTTTTTTTCTTCAACTGCGCTGAGGAGGGTGTAAACGGGGACAAATGACATGTGATAAAGGAAAGTATGGTATTTAAAGCCAAAAAACTGAAGCCCACCCGGATCTTTCAATGCGTGGTGGATCAGATACAGACGGCCATTCTGGACGGCACGCTCAGGCCGGGGGATGTGCTGCCTCCTGAAATGAAACTGAAAGAGATGTTCGATACCAGCCGGGGAACCATCCGGGAGGCCCTCCGGGTTCTGGAACAGAAAGGGCTGGTCAATATCAGGACCGGTGTGGGGGGCGGTGCCATTGTCAAGGCCCCGGACACCGACAAGGTTTCTGAAAGCCTCAGCCTCTTTGTGCAGACCCGGAGCGTTTCCCACCACCGGCTGGCCGAATTCCGCGAAGGCGTGGAGGGGATTGTCACCGCCCTCGCGGCAGATCGGGCGACAGAAAAAGACATCCGGCGCCTGCGAAAGATTCTGTCCCAGGCCCGGACGCTGCTGGAAAAGGACAGCACGGACTGGAAAAATTTCACCCGGCTCGACGTGCAGCTTCACATTGCCGTGGCAGAGATCGCTGACAACCCCGTATTCGTGGCCGCGCTCAAGATGGTGCATGACAATATCATGGGCTCCTGCGAGCGGTTTTCCATCTCATTCTCGGCAGAGAGCCTTGGGGAAAACTACCGGGATCTCTGCAATATCGTAGACGCCATTTCAGAGGGCGATGCCAGCCGGGCCAAGCGCCTGGCACGGGAACACGTCCGAAAATTCACCCAAATCATGAAAGCGGCCAGCCAGGGCAGATAACCCGCTGTCGTTTTCATGACAGCGCACTGAAAATGATACTGAGAACATCTCCGGCCTCCGAACCTGAATTCTGGAATGCAAATCTTTTTCACCAGTCTACTGTTGACTTTCTTATGGTATTTCCCTAAATATCTTCCGAACAGGTTTCAGGTGCTCGCAAGCTTAATAGGGAACCCCGTGAAAATCGGGGACGATCCCGTCGCTGTAAACGGGGACGAAGGCCGCAGAACGCCACTGCCCGACACCGGAGTGGGAAGGCGCGGCCCGCAGGATGATCCGTAAGTCAGAAGACCTGCCTGAATAGCCCGGCCTGCCCGTTAAGCACCGGCAGTGCTGTTTCTAAGGATAAAACAGGGATATTCCCGGACCGGACCGGTCCGGGATTTTTGTGCTTGAATTTTTTTTCTGAAAAAGCTAAAGCACTTCCAGTTTTAGCCATGAAGGCTATTTTCAGGTTGCAATGTAAGATCAAAATCAAAGCCATGAAGGTTTTCTGACTGCGGTGTTAGGGAATCCTATGGCTTTTTTTATTGGCCGGTTACGGAAAATTTGCCCTGAACGGGCCGAATTCCTCCGGGGAAGGAAGAGATGAAGATCCAGATTATTTTATGCTGCTGTGTGGCCCTGGCGTGCGGCCCGGGACGCGCCCATGCCGGGACGCCGCCGGCCGCGCTTCAGAAACAGGTGGAACAGAATATCGGGATGGCCCGGAAGTCCCAGGAAAAAGCCGACGCCTGGGGAGAAAAGCGGGCCGATATGCTCAGCCGGATTCGGGAGCAGAAGAATACGCAGCGGTGGCTGTCCCATCAGATCAGAAAATATACCGTCTACATGGAAAAACAGGAGGCGGTCATGGCCGAACTGGCGCGCCGGAAGGCCGAATCCGAAAAGATCAGGATGAACCTGGAACCCTTTCTGGACGAGCTGTCGGCCCGGCTGGCGGCCTTCATACAGGAAGACCTTCCCTTCCTGCCGGAGGAGCGGGCCGAACGGCTCCGTGCCCTGAACGCGGTTCTGGACAATTACCACATGAGCCTCGCCGACAAGGCCCGGCGGGTGTTCGAAGCCCTTCAGGTGGAAGCCAGTTACGGGACCAATGTGGAACAGACCGAGGGGGTGATCCGCGTAAACGGCAACACCATTCAGGTCAGCCTGTTCCGGCTGGGCCGGGTGGCCCTTTTCTATCAGACGCCCGATGGTCATCAGAGCGGCTGGTTCAACCGGGAATCCGGTCAATGGGAGCCCCTTCCGGGGCGATACGGCCAGGAGATTGCGCGGGCTATGGAAATTGCGGAGAAAAAACGGACGCCGGTGCTGCTGAATCTGCCGGTGGGGAGTGCCCAATGATGAGACGAATTGTTACAGTGCTGACCCTGCTCGGTATGGCGGTCTCACCGGCGGCCGGCGACGACTGGTCCCAGGCCGTGGCCCAGGTCCAATCGGAAATCCGGCAGACCCGGTCCGATGCAGCCGCCACAGACAGCATTATTGCCGGGGAGCGGTCCCGGCTGACGGGCGAGCTGTCAGCCCTCAATGCGGATGTGGCGAAACAGGAAGAGACCCTCAGCCACCTGAAGGAGAAGTTCGACGCGCTGCTGAAGTCCGAGGAAACGCTTCGGGGGGAAATCGCCGCCGGCGAGGGGGAAGCCCGGGCCCTGGCGGAAATTCTGAGAACAGCCGGGAAAGACGCCGAGACCATGCTGTCGGGCAGCCCTGTCACACCGGAACACCCCGCCCGTCAGGCCCTGCTCGGACCGCTGCTGGAACCGGACCGCTTTCCGGGCATGGCGGACATTCGGAATCTCGCGGAAGTGTTGTTCAGCGAGACAGAGGCCGGTGGGCAGGTGCTGCGGCGGACCGGTCCCTTTGTGGACGATCAGGGCAACGAAACCGAAGGCGAGATCCTCAGAGTCGGGAAATTCACCACATTTTACCGGCACGGCGATGCCGTCGGCTATCTCCGGTTTGACCCGGCCTCACATAAACTGGTGGAAATTCCGGGCGATCCGCCCTGGTCGGTGCGGCGGGCCATCCGGAAATATTTTTCAGGCGAGGCGGATCATCTGCCCGTTGATCTGTCCGGCGGCGTGATCGTGGAACAGGTCAACCGAAACGACAATATCGGGGAATGGCTGCGGGCCGGCGGACTTCTGGTCTGGCCCATCATCGTCATCGGCCTGATTGCCGTGCTGCTCTCCCTGGAAAGACTCTGGTCCCTGGGCCGCATTCCCACTCAGACCGACAACTTCATGGACCGGCTGCGCAAGCTGGTCTCCGAAGGCGACCTGACGACAGGCCGCGAACTCTGCGAGAAAAAAAGCCGGATTCCCACCTGCAACGTTCTCAGGGCCGGACTGGAATTTGCCGACAGCGCCAAAGAGGTGATGGAAAACGCCCTGGAAGAGGCGATTCTGGTTGAAATGCCCCGGCTGGAGCGCTTTCTCTCCACCCTCAGCGTACTGGCGGCAGTGGCCCCGCTGCTGGGGCTGCTGGGAACCGTCACCGGCATGATCCACACCTTTCAGGGCATTACCGTCTTCGGCACCAGCGACCCCCGGATGATGTCCGGCGGCATTTCGGAGGCCCTGGTAACCACCCAGCTCGGCCTGGCCGTTGCCATCCCCATCACCATAATTCACCACTTTTTCGACCGGCGCGTGGAAAAAATCATCGGGGATATGGAGGAAAAGGGGACTGCGCTGGTCACGGTGCTGATCAGAAGAGCGGACGGTGTGTAATGGGGTTTCCCGACTATCTGGCCGACACCCTGGAATACCTGAACCAGGGGGGCTGTGTGCTCTATCCCCTGATCGCTGTCTCCGTGTGGATGTGGTATCTCATCATCAGGAAACTGGTGCTGCTCTCCTACTGGGGGAGGCAGCGTCCGGGAAAAAAGAAAACCGGGCAGACCACAGAGGCCCGGGCGGTGCTGGCGGAGTTCCGGGAAAACCGGACCGCCGACCCCGAATGGGACCGGCGTCTGCTTCAGTCCCTGGTCCGGCGGCGGCAGAACGAGCTGGAAAAACACATTCAGACCATCTTTGTGCTGGCGGCAGTGGCCCCGCTGCTGGGGCTGCTGGGGACCGTCACCGGCATGATCTCCACCTTCGAGGCCATTTCCCGGTTCGGCACGGCCAACGCCCGCGCCCTGGCCTCCGGCATCTCCGAGGCCCTCATCACCACACAGGCCGGGCTGATCGTGGCGGTTCCGGGGCTTTTCATGGGGCATTACATCCGAAGACGTGCGGACAATATCCGAATGCGGATGGACCGCTTTTTTCTGAATGCGGGCAACCGGCTGTAAGGGAAGGAGAATATCGTGAACCGAGTGAGAATCAGTCGTCAGCGGCGCTCAAAGGGCGCGGAAATCAACATGGCCCCGCTGCTCGACATGGTGTTTATACTGCTGATCTTTTTTATTGTCACCACCAGCTTTGTCAAGGAGAGCGGAGTGGAGATCCAGCGTCCGACCGCCAAGAGCGCCATGCCCAGAGAAAAAGTTCACCTGATGGTGGAAGTTACCCAGACGGGTGACCTGTTTATTGAGGGAAAATCGATTGATATCCGTTCGCTTCGGGCGCGCATGAAGCGGTTTATCGTGGAGACGCCGGGCGGGTCGGTGGTCATCGTGGCCGACCGGCAGAGCAGTACCGGAACCGTCATCCGGGTGCTGGACGAGAGCCGGCTGGCCGGTGTTGAAAATATCAGCGTATCCGCAAGGAAACCGGAATGATGAATTTACAAACCATCAGCAGCCGCAGTCTTTTTCTTATAGTCGCCCTGTCGGTCAATATTCTGATTTTCATTGGAATTCCCCAGCTCTCCGGGCGACAGGCCCATCAGCGGACCGGGGAACGGTTTGACCCCGTATTTCTGTCAGATTTCCGCCCGCCCCCTCCCCCGCCCCCCCGGCAGCAGATTCGGAAATCCGAACCCCGGACAGTGAAGCCGAAACAGATCCCCAAAGTGTCAGTTAAACCGAAACAGGTGACATCCCACCGACCCCGGATGCAGCTGGAAACGCCTCAGGTCCGGTTCGAGATCAACCCTTTGCTTAAAACCGGTCTGGCCATTGCCCCCCGCCTGTTGAACCGGCCCCGGAAAAGGTGGTGGAAGCCCCGCCCTCGCCCCTGGAGTCGATTCCGTCGGAATTCGGCGTCGGGGATGTGGATCAGGTGCCGGAAATCGTTAAAAAGGTGGAACCGATGTACCCCTACCGGGCCAGACGGCGCAATATCCACGGCGAAGTCGTGGTCAGATTTCTGGTCAGCGCCGCCGGGCATGTGGAGCGGCCCAGCATTGTCGAGGCCCGGCCCGGGGGCGTTTTTGAGAAAAGCGTATTGCAGGCGGTCCGGCGGTGGCGTTTCAAGCCCGGCTATTTCAAAGGCAAACCGGTTCCCACATGGGTGGTGCTGCCCATACGGTTCAACCTGAACGGATGAGCAACATGTACAGAATCACACGGATACTGCTGGCACTGCTCTGGCTGGCGACCCCTGCGCCCCTGTATGCGGGCAGGCCCGCTGAAAAACAGCAAATGACACGCAATGAACAGCAGGCCCTTTACGCCGCCCAGGAGGCCATGAAAAAGGAGGACTTCGGCACGGCGCGACAGGTGTTGCAAAACCACCTGCGCAATCATCCGAATGAGGCAGGCCCCCTGTTCTATTATGCCCTGGGCAATGCCTGGTATATGGGCGGAAAAGCGAAACCGGCCTACGATGCCTATAAAAAGGGATTTCAGATTGACCCGACCTCCTGCGCCCTCTGTCTCAACCTGGGCAGGGTGGCCTATGAGCTGGAAAAATACCAGACCGCCGGCGGGCTGTTTGAGAAAGCACACCGGCTGGGGAAGGGGCAGAAAAATCCCGACCTGCTGTATCAGGCCGGCGTGGCCTATTACCAGGGAAAATCGCTGAAAAACGCAAAGCGCGTTTTGAAGCGACTGGTGAGCGGGAAACGCCGGCCGGACAAATCCTGCCTGCAACTGCTGATCCAGGTTCATCTGGATCTGAAAGAGTGGAAAAGCGCTGAAAAAATCGTCCGGGATTTTCTGAAGCAGGAACAGGAGAATACGGAATACTGGCAGCTTCTGGCCCAGATTCGGATGCGGCGCGAGGATTACAGGGGCGCGGCCAGTGCCCTGGAGATTATTTACAGCCTCCGAAAGCCGACATCAAAAGAGCTGGAGGAACTGGCCAACCTCTATTTTTATCTGAACGTCCCCCTCAAAGCGGTCCGCACCCTGGAACGGGCCTATGGCCCGGCCCCGAAACCCGCACACTGTGAAAAGCTCGCCCGCGCGGCCGTTCAGGCCCAGCAGCCGGACAGGGCCATCCGCTATCTCAATATGGCCATCGGCCAGACCCCCGCCTCCAAGTATCATCTGGAAAAAGGCCGGATTTACTACGAGCAGGGCCGGTGGAATGAGGCCACCACAAGCCTGAGAATCTGTGTCCGCCAAAACCCGAAGCAGGCCGCAGCCCAGATTCTGCTGGGGTATTGCCTCATGGAAAAAGGGGCCTGGGCCGAGGCGCGCACGGTCTTTCTGGCGGCTGAAAAAGATCAGAAGTACCGGAAAGA
This window encodes:
- a CDS encoding tetratricopeptide repeat protein gives rise to the protein MYRITRILLALLWLATPAPLYAGRPAEKQQMTRNEQQALYAAQEAMKKEDFGTARQVLQNHLRNHPNEAGPLFYYALGNAWYMGGKAKPAYDAYKKGFQIDPTSCALCLNLGRVAYELEKYQTAGGLFEKAHRLGKGQKNPDLLYQAGVAYYQGKSLKNAKRVLKRLVSGKRRPDKSCLQLLIQVHLDLKEWKSAEKIVRDFLKQEQENTEYWQLLAQIRMRREDYRGAASALEIIYSLRKPTSKELEELANLYFYLNVPLKAVRTLERAYGPAPKPAHCEKLARAAVQAQQPDRAIRYLNMAIGQTPASKYHLEKGRIYYEQGRWNEATTSLRICVRQNPKQAAAQILLGYCLMEKGAWAEARTVFLAAEKDQKYRKEARDALAMLKEISEAADQ